In Bacteroidales bacterium, one DNA window encodes the following:
- a CDS encoding PspC domain-containing protein has product MKKTTKVSLGGFTYDIEEDAYILLENYINSLKQKLSNDKDSQEIIRDIEERIGELLTEKKGNAEAISIEVIQEIIGILGKPEEIANDPNDSSQANYSTRTQKRLYRDSDHSYVAGVCSGLGEYFGTDPIVMRIIFIALTILQGFGLLLYIILWIAVPRANSPKQKLEMKGEPINVASIEKTIREEYSQVNESLKKKGVASFIEKLVYFIGRLVYWFIQVLLVIVKAIAIIIAVVLIVTMLILLFVVLNIVFFGGVLLSSAFPEIHGIPLDEVITSMFEFSSSIWITIPIFLVIAIPIFAILYLGIRILFRFKARDGIVGIVAAGIWIISIAILAMTIFYQAKSFTIRKNVIETVNLSPKLQKGETLIIKANEIGDSLYTYHNRSFIFEDYSIEKTNGQTIIKGRPSLTIAKCDKEFPVITFTRKARGANNLVAEMNAKKIAYNYSLKDSVLTFDSYFTVPAGEKWKLQELSITLQIPEDYKIYIDNSTESIMNLRQPAYKYWPDEIMDKKWSMKENILKELEE; this is encoded by the coding sequence ATGAAGAAAACAACCAAAGTAAGCCTTGGAGGTTTTACATATGATATTGAAGAGGATGCCTATATCCTGCTCGAAAATTATATCAATTCGCTTAAACAAAAACTAAGCAACGATAAGGATAGTCAAGAGATAATTAGGGATATTGAAGAAAGAATCGGTGAACTATTAACCGAAAAGAAAGGTAATGCAGAGGCTATTTCTATTGAAGTTATTCAGGAGATTATTGGAATTCTTGGAAAACCAGAAGAGATTGCCAATGACCCAAACGATTCAAGTCAAGCAAATTATAGCACTCGTACTCAAAAAAGATTATATCGCGATTCCGATCATTCCTACGTTGCGGGTGTTTGCTCTGGGTTAGGTGAGTATTTTGGAACGGATCCAATCGTAATGAGAATAATATTTATTGCGTTAACAATTCTTCAAGGATTCGGCCTACTACTATACATAATTCTATGGATTGCCGTACCAAGGGCAAATTCTCCAAAACAAAAACTTGAGATGAAGGGTGAACCAATTAATGTTGCATCTATTGAAAAAACAATTCGTGAGGAATATTCTCAGGTAAACGAAAGCCTAAAAAAGAAAGGGGTAGCAAGTTTCATTGAAAAACTGGTGTACTTCATTGGACGACTGGTATACTGGTTCATCCAAGTTCTTCTTGTTATTGTAAAAGCAATTGCCATAATTATTGCCGTTGTTTTAATTGTTACAATGCTAATTTTACTCTTTGTTGTACTCAATATAGTATTCTTTGGAGGGGTACTACTTAGCAGCGCCTTCCCCGAAATACATGGAATTCCACTTGATGAGGTTATAACATCGATGTTTGAGTTTAGCTCAAGTATTTGGATTACAATTCCTATTTTCTTAGTTATTGCTATTCCTATTTTCGCAATCCTTTACCTTGGAATTAGAATTCTTTTCCGATTTAAAGCTCGCGATGGTATTGTTGGTATAGTTGCAGCTGGAATTTGGATTATCTCTATTGCAATTCTAGCTATGACCATATTCTATCAGGCAAAGAGCTTTACAATTCGAAAAAACGTAATCGAAACGGTTAACCTTTCGCCAAAACTTCAAAAAGGAGAAACCTTAATAATTAAGGCGAACGAAATTGGAGATAGTTTATACACCTATCACAATCGGTCATTCATTTTTGAGGACTATTCGATTGAAAAGACAAACGGTCAAACAATAATTAAAGGACGGCCAAGCTTAACAATCGCAAAGTGCGATAAAGAATTCCCAGTAATTACGTTTACTAGGAAAGCAAGAGGAGCTAACAACCTTGTTGCTGAGATGAATGCAAAAAAGATAGCCTATAATTACTCCCTAAAGGATTCCGTACTAACCTTTGATTCATATTTCACAGTTCCCGCTGGAGAGAAATGGAAGTTGCAAGAACTATCAATCACATTACAAATACCAGAGGATTATAAAATATATATTGATAACTCGACTGAAAGCATTATGAATCTTAGACAGCCAGCATATAAGTACTGGCCCGATGAGATTATGGATAAGAAATGGTCAATGAAAGAAAACATATTGAAAGAACTTGAAGAATAG
- a CDS encoding HipA domain-containing protein, with the protein MSLPKIKYCPGTLAEGFDTYSKTCLNRVFQGKKVNHILPYDSPASNPETDELFDDNRKRMSISGVQEKFSVLLEKNKLRLVNEGERGTYILKPIPSIGKKPDQMPANEHLTMQIARQVYGIETAENALIFFKNGSLAYITKRFDVKEDGTKLGQDDFASLAGRTPQTHGDHYKYLGNYLDLFKLMEVHLPAYKLESPKLLKLLVFNYLFSNGDAHFKNFSLLETPMGDYRLSPAYDLLNSRIHIDDKDFALNDGLLPRNLAQGKISEQFAILAENTGINEKTVNSILSLMLSKSDLVEKMVAASFLNESTKKNYWQSYQGRLKHLMKR; encoded by the coding sequence ATGAGTTTACCTAAGATAAAATATTGCCCCGGCACATTGGCTGAAGGCTTTGATACCTATAGCAAAACCTGTTTGAACAGAGTATTTCAAGGTAAAAAGGTAAATCATATATTGCCTTATGATTCACCAGCAAGCAATCCTGAAACAGATGAACTTTTTGACGACAACCGAAAGCGAATGTCCATTTCGGGAGTGCAGGAAAAATTTTCCGTATTGCTCGAAAAAAACAAGTTACGACTTGTCAATGAGGGAGAGCGTGGCACCTATATTTTAAAACCAATCCCAAGCATAGGTAAAAAGCCTGATCAAATGCCTGCTAACGAGCACTTAACTATGCAAATTGCCCGACAGGTTTATGGAATAGAAACCGCTGAAAATGCACTGATTTTCTTTAAAAATGGCTCACTGGCATATATTACAAAGCGATTTGATGTAAAAGAGGATGGAACTAAACTTGGACAGGATGATTTTGCATCGTTGGCAGGAAGAACACCACAGACTCATGGAGACCATTATAAATATTTAGGAAACTATCTGGATCTATTTAAATTAATGGAGGTTCATTTACCTGCCTATAAATTGGAATCGCCCAAACTTTTGAAACTGCTTGTATTTAATTATCTATTTTCAAATGGGGATGCTCATTTTAAAAACTTTTCGTTGTTAGAAACGCCAATGGGCGATTATAGGTTAAGCCCTGCTTACGATCTGCTTAATAGTCGTATTCATATTGATGATAAAGATTTTGCGCTTAATGATGGTCTGTTACCAAGAAATTTAGCTCAAGGGAAAATTAGCGAGCAATTTGCCATCCTTGCAGAGAATACAGGAATAAATGAAAAAACGGTTAATAGTATTTTGTCATTGATGCTATCAAAATCTGATTTGGTTGAAAAAATGGTAGCCGCCTCTTTCCTAAATGAGAGTACGAAAAAAAATTATTGGCAATCCTATCAAGGTCGATTAAAACATTTGATGAAAAGATGA
- a CDS encoding phosphatidylinositol kinase gives MRRAKIFYKDEEAGVLTQHDDGSFTFQYNTGWIENGSKPSISLTLPKSQQEYHSKFLFPFFYNMLPEGSNKLVVCKYNRIDQNDYFGLLITTAKNDSIGAVRVVSIENT, from the coding sequence ATGAGAAGAGCCAAAATATTTTATAAAGATGAGGAGGCAGGTGTGTTAACGCAGCATGATGATGGCTCGTTCACATTCCAATATAACACAGGATGGATTGAAAACGGAAGCAAACCCAGCATCAGCCTTACACTGCCTAAAAGCCAACAAGAGTATCATTCAAAATTCCTGTTCCCTTTTTTTTACAATATGCTACCCGAAGGCTCTAATAAACTGGTAGTGTGTAAGTATAATAGAATCGACCAAAATGATTATTTTGGATTATTAATTACTACTGCAAAAAATGATAGTATTGGTGCTGTTCGGGTTGTTAGCATAGAAAACACATGA
- a CDS encoding helix-turn-helix transcriptional regulator: MHFKELINTIKNRREALQVTQETLAELSGVGLRTLKQFESGKGNPTLGNLQKLADALGLEVCLKVKDLSHNK, translated from the coding sequence ATGCACTTTAAGGAGCTGATAAATACCATAAAAAATAGAAGAGAAGCGCTTCAAGTAACTCAGGAAACTTTGGCTGAACTATCTGGTGTTGGCTTAAGAACATTAAAGCAGTTCGAAAGTGGAAAGGGGAATCCTACGCTTGGAAATCTACAGAAATTAGCCGATGCCTTAGGGCTAGAGGTGTGTTTAAAGGTTAAGGATTTATCTCATAACAAATGA
- a CDS encoding RloB domain-containing protein, whose amino-acid sequence MARVAKIDNVIKKRFEREEKKRSVEIRTKLVYFLIVCEGEKTEPNYFKALEDKLPRGTVELKVDGIGRNTIGLVDYAIRQRDISCRKYDRVWVVFDKDDFPDDNFNGAIIKAHANSVNCAWTNEAFELWFLLHFQFVNTGLKRADYKAYLEREIRKKSGFVKYKYLKNDFCTFSFLENYGNQEQAIEWAKQLKQKYTDQRYSTHNPCTRVHELIEELLNPQDVLNGLESEK is encoded by the coding sequence ATGGCGAGAGTAGCAAAGATTGATAATGTTATAAAAAAACGTTTTGAAAGAGAGGAGAAAAAACGTAGTGTTGAGATTCGTACTAAACTAGTTTACTTTCTTATTGTTTGTGAAGGTGAAAAGACGGAACCTAACTATTTTAAGGCATTGGAAGATAAATTACCAAGAGGAACGGTTGAGTTAAAAGTTGATGGTATTGGGCGAAATACTATTGGATTAGTTGACTATGCAATTAGACAACGTGATATTTCGTGTAGAAAATATGACCGAGTTTGGGTTGTGTTTGATAAAGATGATTTTCCTGATGATAATTTTAATGGAGCAATAATAAAGGCACATGCAAATAGTGTCAATTGCGCTTGGACAAATGAGGCGTTTGAATTATGGTTTTTGCTGCATTTTCAATTTGTAAATACAGGGTTAAAAAGAGCAGACTATAAAGCATATCTTGAGAGAGAAATTAGAAAGAAATCGGGTTTTGTTAAATATAAATATTTGAAAAACGACTTCTGCACTTTTTCTTTTTTAGAAAATTATGGAAATCAAGAGCAAGCAATAGAATGGGCAAAACAGTTAAAACAAAAATATACAGACCAACGCTATTCAACCCATAATCCTTGTACTAGGGTGCATGAATTGATTGAAGAATTATTAAATCCACAGGATGTATTAAATGGATTAGAATCTGAAAAGTAG
- a CDS encoding ATP-binding protein, with the protein MLIEFKVGNYLSFKDKKTLSLEATAIKENLENVIESGNYKLLRSAVIYGANSSGKSNFLKAMDRMRWILMTSAQNNSTSEIDVVPFLLSTETENQPSHFEILILINGVRYRYGFEASNKIIHSEWLYERKIRKEKLLFIRVNDSIEVTKDFVEGSGLEEKTRDNALFLSIVDQFNGTISKKIMNWFNQQSNLSGLLHEKGKPLTLGFLKDVDLTIWIKDFLSPLGLGIQDFVLKDSRILTIHNKFDKSGNVIDKHEFDLLKQESAGTNKLYDMAGHLTYGLKLGALTVIDELDAKLHPLLTMAIVKLFNSPIHNNRNAQLVFATHDTNLLNFGCFRRDQIYFTEKNRFEATDLYSLVEYIEPNGNKVRNDRSFEKDYIAGRYGAIPFIGDFTKLISNGESSKD; encoded by the coding sequence ATGTTGATCGAATTCAAAGTAGGTAATTATCTTTCATTTAAAGATAAAAAAACTCTTAGCCTTGAGGCTACAGCCATTAAAGAAAACCTAGAGAATGTAATTGAATCAGGCAATTATAAATTATTGAGAAGTGCAGTAATTTATGGTGCAAATTCGAGCGGAAAGAGCAATTTTCTTAAAGCGATGGATAGAATGAGATGGATACTAATGACCTCTGCCCAAAATAATTCTACTTCAGAGATAGATGTAGTGCCTTTTTTATTAAGTACAGAAACCGAAAATCAACCCTCACATTTTGAAATCCTAATCTTAATTAATGGCGTTCGCTATCGTTATGGATTTGAAGCTAGCAATAAGATTATTCATTCAGAATGGTTATATGAACGTAAAATAAGAAAAGAGAAACTTTTGTTTATTAGAGTTAATGATTCTATTGAAGTAACTAAAGATTTTGTAGAAGGAAGCGGTCTTGAAGAAAAGACTAGAGATAATGCACTTTTTCTATCTATTGTTGATCAATTCAATGGTACAATTTCAAAAAAAATAATGAATTGGTTTAATCAACAAAGCAACCTTTCTGGATTACTACATGAAAAAGGAAAACCTTTAACACTAGGGTTTCTAAAAGATGTTGACTTGACTATTTGGATAAAAGATTTTTTATCTCCTTTGGGATTAGGAATTCAAGATTTTGTGTTAAAAGACAGTAGAATTTTAACAATCCATAATAAGTTTGATAAAAGCGGAAATGTAATTGATAAACATGAATTCGATTTGTTAAAACAAGAATCGGCAGGTACGAATAAATTGTATGATATGGCTGGCCATTTAACATATGGGTTGAAATTAGGCGCACTTACTGTAATTGATGAACTTGATGCTAAATTACATCCTTTGCTTACAATGGCTATTGTAAAATTGTTTAATTCTCCAATTCATAACAATCGAAATGCGCAATTAGTTTTTGCAACTCATGACACGAATCTTTTGAATTTTGGTTGTTTCAGAAGAGATCAAATTTATTTTACGGAGAAGAATAGATTTGAAGCAACAGACTTATATTCTCTTGTAGAATATATTGAACCAAATGGTAACAAAGTGCGCAATGATCGTTCATTTGAAAAGGATTATATTGCGGGACGCTATGGTGCTATTCCTTTCATTGGTGATTTTACTAAATTAATTTCAAATGGCGAGAGTAGCAAAGATTGA
- a CDS encoding class I SAM-dependent methyltransferase: MKQFQAIPLQTIEKSVITNNFLKNSRSLEGFIGLLRHIIPMSLPSRKLSFYNMFLDFLRVVCLKIISNNQKQWQELMASGSDFAHLLLQLDMVTVTRNKVILLPKYCEANQFRPLKTQLRHYQFILQLIAYYKHNDSQVSIGRAWKKMICEKKLDYEIRLCETLINLEKLEVGKKIKNPFSESYYTGSGENAFNNYTKQKFVNHVTLIGETTAIKNALDIGCGFGNYIDALVVNNPAISVTGIELNPEVAAATNQKFKDNERVTIHNNSIFDYQSNDKFDLILLNYVLFYFTHDEKVSLFKHLNNMLSDGGRILVCQYYSGIENIKVSLSSILGDTSISKKIEIYYANKISYANTLWNDTVDVFKEAERFDKFFDILSNTGFSIYRICPADRFYYSFFIEIVR; the protein is encoded by the coding sequence ATGAAACAATTTCAAGCAATTCCCCTCCAAACAATAGAGAAATCAGTTATTACAAATAATTTTCTCAAAAATTCTCGATCACTTGAAGGATTTATTGGTTTACTGCGCCATATAATTCCAATGTCATTACCTAGTCGTAAGTTATCCTTCTACAATATGTTTTTGGATTTTTTGAGGGTTGTATGTTTAAAAATAATTTCTAACAACCAGAAACAGTGGCAGGAACTAATGGCATCTGGTTCCGATTTTGCTCACCTACTTTTACAATTGGACATGGTTACTGTTACCAGAAACAAAGTAATCTTACTTCCAAAGTATTGCGAAGCAAACCAGTTTAGACCACTAAAGACACAGTTGCGCCACTACCAGTTTATATTACAACTAATCGCTTACTATAAGCATAACGATTCTCAAGTATCCATAGGTAGAGCATGGAAAAAGATGATTTGTGAAAAGAAGTTGGACTATGAGATCCGTTTATGCGAAACACTTATCAACCTTGAAAAACTTGAGGTGGGAAAAAAAATAAAAAACCCATTCAGCGAGAGTTACTACACGGGTTCTGGCGAAAACGCTTTCAACAATTATACAAAGCAGAAGTTTGTAAATCACGTTACGCTCATTGGTGAAACAACAGCTATAAAAAATGCGCTGGACATTGGATGTGGCTTTGGTAATTATATTGATGCTTTAGTAGTTAATAACCCTGCTATTTCTGTTACTGGAATTGAGTTAAACCCTGAGGTTGCTGCTGCAACTAATCAGAAGTTTAAAGATAATGAACGAGTTACAATTCACAATAATAGCATATTCGATTACCAATCAAACGATAAGTTTGATTTAATCCTCCTCAATTATGTATTGTTTTATTTTACACATGACGAAAAGGTGAGTCTCTTTAAGCACCTGAACAACATGTTATCAGACGGAGGGCGAATACTTGTATGCCAGTATTACTCAGGGATTGAGAATATAAAAGTATCCTTATCCTCAATTTTAGGGGACACAAGCATTTCAAAGAAAATAGAGATTTACTATGCAAATAAAATATCATACGCCAACACCCTTTGGAATGATACAGTTGATGTTTTTAAGGAGGCAGAACGATTTGATAAATTCTTCGATATTCTAAGCAACACAGGTTTTTCCATTTACCGCATTTGCCCTGCCGATAGGTTTTATTACTCGTTTTTTATTGAAATAGTGCGATAG
- a CDS encoding isoprenylcysteine carboxylmethyltransferase family protein: MKLFGTATINPVVFYIGKLSFVGNIIFLFLKRFVHAYEFSNIVLIINLLLIFIPALIIFIISLSNLGESLRVGLPAEETTLKTTGLYRFSRNPIYVSVIMVGIASCIYVPHWLNIAFLVIATLIHHIIILGEEKFLQGKFKDQWVEYCKNVRRYL, translated from the coding sequence ATGAAACTATTCGGAACTGCAACAATCAACCCCGTAGTATTTTACATTGGAAAATTATCCTTTGTTGGGAATATCATTTTCCTATTTCTGAAGCGGTTTGTTCATGCTTATGAGTTTAGCAACATTGTGCTAATAATTAACCTTTTGCTAATATTTATTCCTGCACTAATAATATTTATTATTTCACTCTCCAATCTTGGAGAATCCTTAAGAGTAGGATTACCTGCTGAGGAAACAACGCTAAAAACTACTGGTTTATATCGATTTAGTCGTAACCCGATATATGTAAGCGTAATAATGGTGGGTATTGCCTCGTGTATTTATGTGCCACATTGGTTAAATATTGCGTTTTTGGTAATTGCTACCCTTATTCATCATATAATAATTCTCGGCGAGGAAAAATTCTTGCAAGGTAAATTCAAAGATCAATGGGTAGAGTATTGTAAAAATGTAAGAAGATATTTGTGA